A single Gadus macrocephalus chromosome 22, ASM3116895v1 DNA region contains:
- the LOC132450732 gene encoding zinc finger protein 646-like isoform X3, which produces MNGNQIDKERHECLECFIIFANERSMLRHNRKFHGEEYMQLLQKNNTVFLCYKCNHSFQTSAKLRQHSLSHGTDDKPFCCEICRKGYSKLDELLAHRREVCPKRKFHCKICRMNFQNLDSLETHKSMHLPRRRGRPAKKKETEWGPTDVETMSLEKEDEEEEEEEEEEEEEEEEEEEEEELDGRAEDKTASWSQPLWTPDEETMVLEEVELDGRGEDQRAPLSRTSWTADTKSTLPDEEKELDGRAEDQRASGSQDTKTPVPDKEALGRASESQQPGYNIPCSMDYCDLTFPSMEALRVHKKDDHRPQPATESTTQTIVPKEEEKQEADGRAEDQRALRAQTSSPQGSAFESQLPTKRGQLTMEHGCPAKRRATVPGTVDMKTTVPKEEEEEEEVDDRSDAQRALRAHMSSPQGQASESQQQGYNIPCPVDNCELTFPSVEALRVHKKDVHRPQPAPLLLP; this is translated from the exons ATGAACGGGAACCAAATAG ATAAAGAGCGTCATGAGTGTCTGGAATGCTTCATCATATTTGCCAACGAGCGGTCAATGCTTAGGCACAACAGAAAATTCCATGGGGAGGAGTACATGCAACTTCTCCAAAAG AACAATACAGTGTTCCTGTGCTACAAGTGTAACCACAGCTTTCAGACGTCGGCGAAGCTCCGTCAACACAGTCTCTCCCATGGCACAGACGACAAGCCCTTCTGCTGCGAAATCTGTCGAAAAGGCTACTCAAAATTGGATGAG TTGCTGGCACACCGGCGGGAGGTGTGCCCGAAGCGGAAGTTTCACTGCAAGATCTGTAGGATGAATTTCCAGAACCTAGACTCCCTCGAGACGCACAAGTCCATGCATCTCCCAAGGAGGCGTGGACGCCCGGCCAAGAAGAAGGAAACTGAGTGGGGGCCAACAGACGTGGAGACCATGTCCCTCGagaaggaggatgaagaggaggaggaggaggaggaggaggaggaggaggaggaggaggaggaggaggaggaggaggagctagacgGCAGAGCAGAGGACAAGACAGCATCGTGGTCCCAACCGTTGTGGACACCAGACGAAGAGACcatggtgctggaggaggtggagctagaCGGCCGAGGAGAGGACCAGAGAGCACCGTTGTCCCGAACGTCGTGGACCGCAGACACGAAGAGCACTCTGCCcgatgaggagaaggagctaGACGGCAGAGCAGAGGACCAGAGAGCATCGGGGTCCCAAGACACGAAGACCCCGGTGCCTGATAAGGAGGCACTGGGACGGGCCTCTGAGAGCCAGCAACCAGGATACAACATCCCATGCTCTATGGATTACTGTGACCTCACCTTCCCTTCAATGGAAGCCCTGAGGGTGCACAAGAAGGACGATCACAGGCCCCAGCCGGCCACCGAGTCGACGACCCAGACCATTGTgcccaaggaggaggagaagcaggaagCTGATGGCAGAGCAGAGGACCAGAGGGCATTGAGGGCCCAGACGTCCAGTCCACAGGGGAGTGCCTTTGAGAGCCAGCTCCCCACAAAACGCGGACAGCTCACCATGGAACATGGCTGCCCAGCTAAGAGAAGGGCCACCGTGCCGGGGACTGTAGACATGAAGACCACCGTGcccaaggaggaagaggaggaggaagaagtagACGACAGATCAGACGCCCAGAGAGCATTGAGGGCTCATATGTCCAGCCCGCAGGGACAGGCCTCTGAGAGCCAGCAGCAAGGGTACAACATCCCATGCCCTGTGGATAATTGTGAGCTCACCTTCCCTTCTGTGGAAGCTCTGAGGGTGCACAAGAAGGACGTTCACAGGCCCCAGCCCGCGCCGCTACTCCTTCCCTAG
- the LOC132450732 gene encoding zinc finger protein 646-like isoform X1, translating into MRLPLPLLPVSSLHRVDINSLERLKAKGVLVGITSREGLPSRPHCKMNGNQIDKERHECLECFIIFANERSMLRHNRKFHGEEYMQLLQKNNTVFLCYKCNHSFQTSAKLRQHSLSHGTDDKPFCCEICRKGYSKLDELLAHRREVCPKRKFHCKICRMNFQNLDSLETHKSMHLPRRRGRPAKKKETEWGPTDVETMSLEKEDEEEEEEEEEEEEEEEEEEEEEELDGRAEDKTASWSQPLWTPDEETMVLEEVELDGRGEDQRAPLSRTSWTADTKSTLPDEEKELDGRAEDQRASGSQDTKTPVPDKEALGRASESQQPGYNIPCSMDYCDLTFPSMEALRVHKKDDHRPQPATESTTQTIVPKEEEKQEADGRAEDQRALRAQTSSPQGSAFESQLPTKRGQLTMEHGCPAKRRATVPGTVDMKTTVPKEEEEEEEVDDRSDAQRALRAHMSSPQGQASESQQQGYNIPCPVDNCELTFPSVEALRVHKKDVHRPQPAPLLLP; encoded by the exons ATGAGACTACCATTACCCCTACTCCCTG TTTCTTCCCTCCACCGTGTTGATATCAACTCTTTGGAGAGGTTGAAAGCCAAAGGGGTTCTTGTTGGGATAACCTCGAGGGAGGGTCTCCCTAGTCGGCCGCACTGTAAGATGAACGGGAACCAAATAG ATAAAGAGCGTCATGAGTGTCTGGAATGCTTCATCATATTTGCCAACGAGCGGTCAATGCTTAGGCACAACAGAAAATTCCATGGGGAGGAGTACATGCAACTTCTCCAAAAG AACAATACAGTGTTCCTGTGCTACAAGTGTAACCACAGCTTTCAGACGTCGGCGAAGCTCCGTCAACACAGTCTCTCCCATGGCACAGACGACAAGCCCTTCTGCTGCGAAATCTGTCGAAAAGGCTACTCAAAATTGGATGAG TTGCTGGCACACCGGCGGGAGGTGTGCCCGAAGCGGAAGTTTCACTGCAAGATCTGTAGGATGAATTTCCAGAACCTAGACTCCCTCGAGACGCACAAGTCCATGCATCTCCCAAGGAGGCGTGGACGCCCGGCCAAGAAGAAGGAAACTGAGTGGGGGCCAACAGACGTGGAGACCATGTCCCTCGagaaggaggatgaagaggaggaggaggaggaggaggaggaggaggaggaggaggaggaggaggaggaggaggaggagctagacgGCAGAGCAGAGGACAAGACAGCATCGTGGTCCCAACCGTTGTGGACACCAGACGAAGAGACcatggtgctggaggaggtggagctagaCGGCCGAGGAGAGGACCAGAGAGCACCGTTGTCCCGAACGTCGTGGACCGCAGACACGAAGAGCACTCTGCCcgatgaggagaaggagctaGACGGCAGAGCAGAGGACCAGAGAGCATCGGGGTCCCAAGACACGAAGACCCCGGTGCCTGATAAGGAGGCACTGGGACGGGCCTCTGAGAGCCAGCAACCAGGATACAACATCCCATGCTCTATGGATTACTGTGACCTCACCTTCCCTTCAATGGAAGCCCTGAGGGTGCACAAGAAGGACGATCACAGGCCCCAGCCGGCCACCGAGTCGACGACCCAGACCATTGTgcccaaggaggaggagaagcaggaagCTGATGGCAGAGCAGAGGACCAGAGGGCATTGAGGGCCCAGACGTCCAGTCCACAGGGGAGTGCCTTTGAGAGCCAGCTCCCCACAAAACGCGGACAGCTCACCATGGAACATGGCTGCCCAGCTAAGAGAAGGGCCACCGTGCCGGGGACTGTAGACATGAAGACCACCGTGcccaaggaggaagaggaggaggaagaagtagACGACAGATCAGACGCCCAGAGAGCATTGAGGGCTCATATGTCCAGCCCGCAGGGACAGGCCTCTGAGAGCCAGCAGCAAGGGTACAACATCCCATGCCCTGTGGATAATTGTGAGCTCACCTTCCCTTCTGTGGAAGCTCTGAGGGTGCACAAGAAGGACGTTCACAGGCCCCAGCCCGCGCCGCTACTCCTTCCCTAG
- the LOC132450732 gene encoding zinc finger protein 646-like isoform X2, which produces MRLPLPLLPDKERHECLECFIIFANERSMLRHNRKFHGEEYMQLLQKNNTVFLCYKCNHSFQTSAKLRQHSLSHGTDDKPFCCEICRKGYSKLDELLAHRREVCPKRKFHCKICRMNFQNLDSLETHKSMHLPRRRGRPAKKKETEWGPTDVETMSLEKEDEEEEEEEEEEEEEEEEEEEEEELDGRAEDKTASWSQPLWTPDEETMVLEEVELDGRGEDQRAPLSRTSWTADTKSTLPDEEKELDGRAEDQRASGSQDTKTPVPDKEALGRASESQQPGYNIPCSMDYCDLTFPSMEALRVHKKDDHRPQPATESTTQTIVPKEEEKQEADGRAEDQRALRAQTSSPQGSAFESQLPTKRGQLTMEHGCPAKRRATVPGTVDMKTTVPKEEEEEEEVDDRSDAQRALRAHMSSPQGQASESQQQGYNIPCPVDNCELTFPSVEALRVHKKDVHRPQPAPLLLP; this is translated from the exons ATGAGACTACCATTACCCCTACTCCCTG ATAAAGAGCGTCATGAGTGTCTGGAATGCTTCATCATATTTGCCAACGAGCGGTCAATGCTTAGGCACAACAGAAAATTCCATGGGGAGGAGTACATGCAACTTCTCCAAAAG AACAATACAGTGTTCCTGTGCTACAAGTGTAACCACAGCTTTCAGACGTCGGCGAAGCTCCGTCAACACAGTCTCTCCCATGGCACAGACGACAAGCCCTTCTGCTGCGAAATCTGTCGAAAAGGCTACTCAAAATTGGATGAG TTGCTGGCACACCGGCGGGAGGTGTGCCCGAAGCGGAAGTTTCACTGCAAGATCTGTAGGATGAATTTCCAGAACCTAGACTCCCTCGAGACGCACAAGTCCATGCATCTCCCAAGGAGGCGTGGACGCCCGGCCAAGAAGAAGGAAACTGAGTGGGGGCCAACAGACGTGGAGACCATGTCCCTCGagaaggaggatgaagaggaggaggaggaggaggaggaggaggaggaggaggaggaggaggaggaggaggaggaggagctagacgGCAGAGCAGAGGACAAGACAGCATCGTGGTCCCAACCGTTGTGGACACCAGACGAAGAGACcatggtgctggaggaggtggagctagaCGGCCGAGGAGAGGACCAGAGAGCACCGTTGTCCCGAACGTCGTGGACCGCAGACACGAAGAGCACTCTGCCcgatgaggagaaggagctaGACGGCAGAGCAGAGGACCAGAGAGCATCGGGGTCCCAAGACACGAAGACCCCGGTGCCTGATAAGGAGGCACTGGGACGGGCCTCTGAGAGCCAGCAACCAGGATACAACATCCCATGCTCTATGGATTACTGTGACCTCACCTTCCCTTCAATGGAAGCCCTGAGGGTGCACAAGAAGGACGATCACAGGCCCCAGCCGGCCACCGAGTCGACGACCCAGACCATTGTgcccaaggaggaggagaagcaggaagCTGATGGCAGAGCAGAGGACCAGAGGGCATTGAGGGCCCAGACGTCCAGTCCACAGGGGAGTGCCTTTGAGAGCCAGCTCCCCACAAAACGCGGACAGCTCACCATGGAACATGGCTGCCCAGCTAAGAGAAGGGCCACCGTGCCGGGGACTGTAGACATGAAGACCACCGTGcccaaggaggaagaggaggaggaagaagtagACGACAGATCAGACGCCCAGAGAGCATTGAGGGCTCATATGTCCAGCCCGCAGGGACAGGCCTCTGAGAGCCAGCAGCAAGGGTACAACATCCCATGCCCTGTGGATAATTGTGAGCTCACCTTCCCTTCTGTGGAAGCTCTGAGGGTGCACAAGAAGGACGTTCACAGGCCCCAGCCCGCGCCGCTACTCCTTCCCTAG